From Paraburkholderia sabiae, a single genomic window includes:
- a CDS encoding methyltransferase, producing the protein MTDHPTLTWPEADGPHSARWRSEAAVPPAKRVVIADDRTTADAAYRLACEGTALLWRGDFQNARQLLQAMTRRLERKPRKQAANPLDAFNLHRQAQSQRARTLGMLLIPLEGDYTIPLRRAPDVQQACEEVYGPPTQEASVVSLRELLGLIGAHEWRKKGVEIPALDERIHPHYGVFSPVRGEYVDLVARTPLPTQELAFDIGVGTGVLSAVLAKRGVKRIVATDQDPRALACARENLTRLGYDQQVDLIAADLFPDGRAPLVVCNPPWLPVRPASPIENAVYDYESRMLLGFLSGLAEHLEPGGEGWLILSDFAEHLGMRTHDWLLAAIDKAGLRIVGREDIKPRHPKASDASDPLHAARVAEITSLWRLKAK; encoded by the coding sequence ATGACCGACCATCCCACCCTCACCTGGCCCGAAGCCGACGGCCCACATTCAGCCCGCTGGCGCTCGGAAGCCGCCGTCCCGCCCGCGAAGCGCGTCGTGATCGCCGACGACCGCACGACGGCCGATGCCGCCTATCGCCTCGCCTGCGAAGGCACGGCGCTCCTGTGGCGCGGCGATTTCCAGAACGCGCGTCAACTGTTGCAGGCGATGACCCGTCGTCTCGAACGCAAGCCGCGCAAGCAGGCGGCCAATCCGCTCGATGCGTTCAATCTTCACCGGCAGGCGCAGTCGCAACGCGCGCGCACGCTCGGGATGCTGCTGATTCCGCTCGAGGGCGACTACACGATTCCGTTGCGCCGCGCGCCGGATGTCCAGCAGGCTTGCGAAGAGGTCTACGGGCCGCCGACGCAGGAAGCGTCCGTGGTCTCGCTGCGCGAACTGCTCGGTCTGATCGGCGCGCATGAATGGCGGAAGAAGGGCGTCGAGATTCCGGCGCTGGACGAGCGCATCCATCCGCACTACGGCGTGTTTTCGCCCGTGCGAGGCGAGTACGTGGATCTCGTCGCGCGGACACCGTTGCCGACGCAGGAACTGGCGTTCGATATCGGCGTCGGGACGGGCGTGCTGTCGGCGGTTCTGGCAAAGCGGGGCGTCAAGCGCATCGTCGCGACGGATCAGGATCCGCGCGCGCTCGCGTGCGCGAGAGAAAACCTCACACGGCTCGGCTACGATCAACAGGTCGATCTGATCGCTGCCGACCTGTTTCCCGATGGCCGCGCGCCGCTCGTCGTGTGCAATCCGCCGTGGTTGCCGGTGCGTCCCGCCTCGCCGATCGAAAACGCCGTGTACGACTACGAAAGCCGCATGCTGCTCGGCTTTCTGAGCGGACTCGCCGAGCATCTCGAACCGGGCGGGGAAGGCTGGCTGATCCTGTCGGATTTCGCGGAGCATCTCGGCATGCGGACGCACGACTGGCTGCTCGCCGCGATCGACAAGGCGGGTTTGCGGATTGTGGGAAGAGAGGACATCAAGCCGCGTCATCCGAAAGCGAGCGACGCTTCCGATCCGCTGCACGCGGCTCGCGTGGCCGAAATCACGTCGTTATGGCGGCTCAAGGCCAAATGA
- a CDS encoding ClpXP protease specificity-enhancing factor — translation MQEISTKPYLLRALYEWCTDNGYTPHIAVRVDNQTRVPRQFVRDNEIVLNISFEATSQLQMGNEWIEFHARFSGKSHKIEVPVNNVLAIYARENGQGMAFPVESAGGEATDSEDDEAVIEEAPAEAAPAAEKVGETDKDPTPDDDGTKGGGRAHLKVVK, via the coding sequence ATGCAAGAGATTTCCACGAAGCCGTACCTGCTGCGCGCGCTGTACGAATGGTGTACCGATAACGGCTATACGCCGCATATCGCGGTGCGTGTCGACAACCAGACGCGCGTGCCGCGCCAGTTCGTGCGCGACAACGAGATCGTGTTGAACATCAGCTTCGAGGCGACCAGCCAGCTGCAGATGGGCAACGAGTGGATCGAGTTTCACGCGCGCTTCTCGGGCAAGTCGCACAAGATCGAGGTGCCTGTGAACAACGTGCTCGCCATTTACGCGCGCGAGAACGGTCAGGGTATGGCGTTCCCGGTCGAGTCGGCGGGCGGCGAGGCGACGGATTCCGAGGACGATGAAGCCGTGATCGAAGAAGCGCCTGCGGAAGCGGCGCCGGCGGCGGAGAAGGTCGGCGAAACCGACAAGGATCCGACGCCCGACGACGACGGCACGAAAGGTGGCGGACGAGCCCACCTCAAAGTCGTGAAATGA
- a CDS encoding glutathione S-transferase N-terminal domain-containing protein, with translation MMVLYSGTTCPFSQRCRLVLFEKGMDFEIRDVDLFNKPEDIAVMNPYGQVPILVERDLILYESNIINEYIDERFPHPQLMPADPVQRARARLFLLNFEKELFVHVGTLENEKGKAAEKNHEKARLAIRDRLTQLAPIFLKNKYMLGEEFSMLDVAIAPLLWRLDHYGIELSKNAAPLMKYAERIFSRPAYIEALTPSEKVMRR, from the coding sequence ATGATGGTTCTGTATTCCGGCACTACTTGCCCGTTCTCCCAGCGCTGCCGGCTGGTGTTGTTCGAAAAGGGCATGGACTTCGAAATCCGCGACGTCGACCTGTTCAACAAACCGGAAGACATCGCCGTGATGAATCCGTATGGTCAGGTGCCGATCCTCGTCGAACGGGATCTGATCCTGTACGAATCGAACATCATCAACGAGTACATCGACGAGCGCTTCCCGCATCCGCAGCTGATGCCGGCCGATCCCGTTCAACGTGCGCGCGCGCGTCTGTTCCTGCTGAATTTCGAGAAGGAACTGTTCGTCCACGTCGGCACGCTCGAAAACGAAAAGGGCAAGGCCGCCGAGAAGAACCACGAAAAGGCGCGCCTCGCGATCCGCGACCGTCTTACGCAGCTCGCGCCGATCTTCCTGAAGAACAAGTACATGCTCGGCGAAGAGTTCTCGATGCTCGACGTCGCGATCGCGCCGCTGCTGTGGCGTCTGGATCACTATGGCATCGAACTGTCGAAGAACGCTGCGCCGCTGATGAAGTACGCCGAGCGTATTTTCAGCCGTCCGGCCTATATCGAAGCGCTGACGCCGTCGGAAAAGGTGATGCGCCGCTGA
- a CDS encoding cytochrome c1 has protein sequence MKKLLSTLALLGATVLALSTAPARAEGEFPLDRAPDNAENIASLQHGAQLFVNYCLNCHSANLMRYSRLQDIGISQKEIEKNLLFTTDKVGNTMTVAMRPDDAKAWFGATPPDLSVEARAKNRDWLYTYLRSFYRDDTRPTGWNNMVYENVSMPHVLWQLQGQRTAKFEEDIDENTKEKVKKFVGFQQVTPGTMSPVDYDSAVADLVSYLSWMSEPTQKTRRQLGVWVLLFLGVLSFFAWRLNAAYWKDIK, from the coding sequence ATGAAAAAACTGCTTTCGACGCTCGCGCTGCTCGGTGCAACCGTGCTGGCGCTGTCCACGGCGCCTGCTCGCGCGGAAGGCGAGTTTCCGCTCGACCGTGCGCCCGACAACGCGGAGAATATTGCCTCGTTGCAGCATGGCGCCCAATTGTTTGTAAACTACTGCCTGAATTGCCATAGCGCGAACCTGATGCGCTATAGCCGATTGCAGGATATCGGCATTTCGCAGAAGGAAATTGAAAAGAACCTGCTGTTCACGACAGATAAAGTCGGCAACACGATGACGGTCGCCATGCGCCCCGACGACGCGAAAGCGTGGTTCGGCGCGACGCCGCCGGATCTGTCGGTGGAAGCGCGGGCAAAGAACCGTGACTGGCTGTACACGTATTTGCGCAGTTTTTACCGCGATGACACACGGCCGACCGGCTGGAACAATATGGTGTACGAGAACGTGAGCATGCCTCACGTGCTGTGGCAGCTTCAGGGGCAGAGAACGGCGAAGTTCGAAGAGGATATCGACGAAAACACGAAGGAAAAGGTCAAGAAATTCGTGGGATTCCAGCAGGTGACGCCGGGGACGATGTCGCCGGTAGATTATGATTCTGCTGTGGCCGACCTCGTGTCGTACCTTTCATGGATGTCCGAACCGACGCAGAAAACCCGTCGTCAGCTTGGCGTGTGGGTGCTGCTGTTCCTGGGCGTTCTGAGCTTTTTCGCCTGGCGACTGAACGCCGCGTACTGGAAAGATATCAAATAG
- a CDS encoding cytochrome b: MATTEKEVETTGLTGWIDRRFPMTATWKAHVSEYYAPKNFNFWYFFGSLALLVLVNQIVTGIFLTMNYKPDATLAFASVEYIMREVPWGWLIRYMHSTGASMFFVVVYLHMFRGLLYGSYRKPRELVWIFGCAIFLCLMAEAFFGYLLPWGQMSYWGAQVIVNLFSAIPFVGPDLSLWIRGDYVVSDVTLNRFFAFHVIAIPLVLLGLVVAHIVALHEVGSNNPDGIEIKAKKDAKGIPLDGIPFHPYYSVHDFMGVCVFLMVFAAIIFFAPEMGGYFLESNNFVPANPLQTPPEIAPVWYFTAFYAMLRATTDPFKIVLMVVIGLLGLFALIRARGKWKLGLPVLAILVILAMAFTESKFWGVVVMGSAVVSLFFLPWLDRSPVKSIRYRPFFHKVFYGIFVLAFLTLAFLGTKPPSPAATLIAQICALVYFAFFLGMPFWTPLGKFKQPPERVRFKPH, from the coding sequence ATGGCGACGACCGAAAAGGAAGTAGAAACAACGGGTCTGACGGGCTGGATCGATCGCCGCTTTCCGATGACGGCGACCTGGAAAGCTCACGTCTCCGAGTACTACGCGCCGAAGAACTTCAACTTCTGGTACTTCTTCGGTTCGCTTGCCCTGCTGGTGCTGGTCAACCAGATCGTCACGGGCATCTTCCTGACGATGAACTACAAGCCCGACGCGACGCTCGCGTTCGCCTCGGTCGAGTACATCATGCGCGAGGTGCCGTGGGGCTGGCTGATCCGCTACATGCACTCCACGGGCGCGTCGATGTTCTTCGTCGTCGTGTATCTGCACATGTTCCGCGGGCTGCTGTACGGCTCGTATCGCAAGCCGCGCGAGCTGGTGTGGATTTTCGGCTGCGCGATCTTCCTGTGCCTGATGGCCGAGGCGTTCTTCGGTTACCTGCTGCCGTGGGGCCAGATGTCGTACTGGGGCGCGCAGGTGATCGTGAACCTGTTCTCGGCGATTCCGTTTGTTGGCCCGGACCTGTCGCTGTGGATTCGCGGCGACTACGTCGTGTCGGACGTCACGCTGAACCGCTTCTTCGCGTTTCACGTGATCGCGATTCCGCTCGTGCTGCTCGGGCTGGTGGTCGCGCATATCGTCGCGCTGCACGAAGTGGGGTCGAACAACCCCGACGGCATCGAGATCAAGGCAAAGAAGGACGCGAAGGGCATCCCGCTCGACGGCATTCCGTTCCATCCGTACTACTCCGTGCACGACTTCATGGGCGTGTGCGTGTTCCTGATGGTGTTCGCGGCGATCATCTTCTTTGCGCCGGAGATGGGCGGCTACTTCCTCGAGTCGAACAACTTCGTCCCCGCCAACCCGCTGCAGACGCCGCCTGAAATCGCGCCCGTCTGGTACTTCACCGCCTTCTACGCGATGCTCCGCGCAACCACCGATCCGTTCAAGATCGTGCTGATGGTCGTGATCGGCCTGCTCGGGCTGTTCGCGCTGATCCGTGCACGCGGCAAGTGGAAGCTCGGGCTGCCCGTGCTGGCCATTCTCGTGATCCTCGCGATGGCGTTCACCGAGTCGAAGTTCTGGGGTGTCGTGGTGATGGGCAGCGCGGTGGTGTCGTTGTTTTTCCTGCCTTGGCTCGACCGGTCGCCCGTGAAGTCGATCCGTTACCGGCCGTTCTTCCACAAGGTGTTTTACGGCATCTTCGTGCTGGCGTTCCTGACGCTGGCGTTCCTCGGCACGAAGCCGCCGTCGCCGGCCGCGACGCTGATCGCGCAGATCTGCGCGCTGGTCTACTTCGCGTTTTTCCTCGGCATGCCGTTCTGGACGCCGCTTGGCAAGTTCAAGCAGCCGCCCGAACGAGTGCGGTTCAAACCCCACTAA
- the petA gene encoding ubiquinol-cytochrome c reductase iron-sulfur subunit, producing the protein MRDKEDERVDGGRRSWLIATTVAGGIGGVATVVPFVSSFAPSEKAKAAGAPVEVDISNLKPGDMMTVAWRGKPVWIINRTDKQLADVQKADKEVADPESKNPFSMPEPDYTKNEFRSRPEHKNLFVAVAVCTHLGCTPTPRFQEGAQPNLPDDWPGGFLCPCHGSTYDLAGRVFKNKPAPQNLDIPPYMITGNTLVIGKDEKGEA; encoded by the coding sequence ATGCGAGACAAGGAAGATGAACGCGTCGATGGCGGCCGCCGTAGCTGGCTGATTGCGACGACCGTAGCAGGTGGCATCGGAGGCGTCGCCACCGTCGTACCCTTTGTTAGTTCGTTTGCACCATCCGAAAAAGCCAAAGCGGCGGGTGCCCCCGTCGAAGTCGATATCTCCAATCTGAAGCCCGGCGACATGATGACGGTCGCCTGGCGCGGCAAGCCCGTCTGGATCATCAATCGCACGGACAAGCAGTTGGCCGACGTTCAGAAGGCCGACAAGGAAGTCGCCGATCCGGAAAGCAAGAATCCGTTTTCGATGCCCGAGCCGGACTACACGAAGAACGAGTTCCGCTCGCGCCCCGAACACAAGAACCTTTTCGTTGCCGTCGCGGTGTGCACCCATCTGGGCTGCACGCCGACCCCGCGCTTCCAGGAAGGCGCACAGCCCAATCTGCCCGACGACTGGCCGGGCGGCTTCCTGTGCCCGTGCCATGGCTCGACGTACGACCTGGCCGGCCGCGTCTTCAAGAACAAACCTGCGCCGCAAAACCTCGATATCCCGCCCTACATGATCACAGGCAACACGCTCGTGATCGGCAAGGACGAGAAAGGAGAAGCGTAA
- a CDS encoding Nif3-like dinuclear metal center hexameric protein, producing the protein MDRIELELYLNNLLEISRFKDYCPNGLQVEGRRRIEKIATGVTASLAFLEAALEWGADAVLVHHGYFWRNEAPQITGRKYHRLKALLANDLNLFAFHLPLDDHPLYGNNAQLGAKFGLIPDGRFGDNDIGWMSTLPMPITLSHFTAEVEQTLGRTPLVLGDPDKNLRRVAWCTGGAQGYFEAAIDAGADVYLTGEISEQVTHMSAESGVAFISAGHHATERYGVQALGTHLSEQFELEHLFIDIHNPV; encoded by the coding sequence ATGGATCGGATCGAACTCGAATTGTACTTGAACAACCTCCTTGAAATCTCTCGCTTCAAGGACTATTGCCCGAACGGTCTGCAAGTCGAAGGGCGACGCAGGATCGAGAAAATCGCGACGGGGGTGACGGCGTCGCTGGCCTTTCTGGAAGCCGCGCTGGAGTGGGGCGCCGACGCCGTGCTCGTCCATCATGGCTACTTCTGGCGCAACGAGGCGCCGCAAATTACGGGCCGCAAATATCACCGGCTCAAGGCGCTGCTCGCGAACGACCTGAACCTGTTCGCGTTCCATCTGCCGCTCGACGACCATCCCCTCTACGGCAACAACGCGCAGCTCGGCGCGAAGTTCGGCCTGATCCCCGATGGCCGCTTCGGCGACAATGACATCGGCTGGATGAGCACGCTGCCGATGCCGATCACGCTCAGTCACTTCACCGCCGAAGTCGAGCAGACGCTCGGCCGCACGCCGCTCGTATTGGGCGACCCCGACAAGAACCTGCGCCGCGTCGCGTGGTGCACGGGCGGGGCGCAGGGCTACTTCGAAGCCGCCATCGATGCAGGCGCCGACGTCTACCTGACAGGCGAAATTTCGGAGCAGGTCACGCATATGTCGGCGGAAAGCGGCGTCGCATTCATTTCCGCGGGACACCACGCCACCGAGCGCTACGGCGTGCAGGCGCTGGGTACGCATCTGTCCGAACAGTTCGAGCTCGAACACCTGTTTATAGATATTCATAATCCAGTTTGA
- a CDS encoding Do family serine endopeptidase, producing MLRRFWLFFAQAVTVLLALMFIIATLKPQWLQRQGQFGKQLAEPIVALREVAPGMGSGGQVQNSYADAAQKAMPAVVNVFSSKDGSLPPDPRAKDPLFRYFFGDKNKKQQEQPAANLGSGVIVSSEGYILTNQHVVDGADQIEIALADGRTTNAKVIGVDPETDLAVLKVNMTNLPTITLGRMDQTRVGDVVLAIGNPFGVGQTVTMGIVSALGRNHLGINTFENFIQTDAPINPGNSGGALVDVNGNLLGINTAIYSRSGGSLGIGFAIPVSTARSVLESIITTGSVTRGWIGVEPQDVTPEIAESFGLEQKSGAIVAGVLKGGPADKAGIKPGDILVSVNGQDITDTTRLLNVIAQIKPGTDAKVHLVRKNKEMDLTVMIGKRPPPPKQPSDEGDDEDGG from the coding sequence ATGCTCAGACGCTTTTGGCTGTTCTTCGCCCAGGCGGTGACCGTGCTGCTGGCGCTGATGTTCATCATTGCGACCCTCAAACCGCAGTGGCTGCAACGTCAAGGGCAGTTCGGCAAGCAGCTGGCCGAGCCGATCGTCGCGCTCCGAGAGGTGGCACCCGGAATGGGCAGCGGCGGCCAGGTCCAGAATTCCTACGCCGACGCGGCGCAAAAGGCGATGCCCGCCGTCGTCAACGTCTTCTCCAGCAAGGACGGTTCACTCCCGCCCGACCCGCGCGCAAAAGACCCGCTGTTCCGTTACTTCTTCGGCGACAAGAACAAAAAGCAGCAAGAGCAACCCGCGGCCAACCTCGGCTCGGGAGTTATCGTGAGTTCGGAAGGTTACATTCTAACGAACCAGCATGTCGTCGACGGCGCGGATCAGATCGAAATCGCACTCGCCGACGGCCGCACCACGAATGCCAAGGTGATCGGCGTCGATCCCGAAACCGATCTGGCCGTGCTCAAGGTCAACATGACCAACCTGCCCACCATCACGCTCGGCCGCATGGATCAGACCCGCGTCGGCGACGTGGTGCTCGCGATCGGCAATCCGTTCGGCGTTGGACAGACGGTCACGATGGGCATCGTCAGCGCGCTCGGCCGGAATCACCTCGGCATCAACACGTTCGAGAACTTTATCCAGACCGACGCGCCGATCAATCCGGGTAACTCCGGCGGTGCGCTCGTCGACGTGAACGGCAATCTGCTCGGCATCAACACGGCGATCTACTCGCGCTCGGGCGGCTCGCTCGGCATCGGCTTTGCGATTCCCGTGTCGACGGCGCGCAGCGTGCTGGAGAGCATCATCACGACGGGCTCGGTGACGCGCGGCTGGATCGGCGTCGAACCGCAGGACGTGACGCCGGAAATTGCCGAATCGTTCGGGCTCGAGCAGAAATCGGGCGCGATCGTCGCGGGCGTGCTGAAAGGCGGTCCGGCCGACAAGGCCGGCATCAAGCCGGGCGACATCCTGGTATCCGTGAACGGTCAGGACATCACCGATACGACGCGTCTGCTGAACGTGATCGCGCAGATCAAGCCGGGCACCGACGCGAAGGTGCATCTGGTGCGCAAGAACAAGGAAATGGATCTGACGGTGATGATCGGCAAGCGTCCGCCGCCGCCGAAGCAGCCTTCCGACGAAGGCGACGACGAAGACGGCGGTTGA
- the tatC gene encoding twin-arginine translocase subunit TatC, with protein MSDPQNQNEGAEETFISHLVELRDRIMRAGIAVIVVFVGLVYWAPDIFRLLARPLMNNLPKDGKMIVTDVTGSFFVPMKVTMLVAFVIALPIVLYQIWAFVAPGLYQHEKKLVGPLVGSSYTLFLCGMAFAYFVVFPTIFRVMAHYNAPLGAEMTTDIDNYLSFVLTMFIAFGVTFEVPIVVVLLVRMNILTIKKLKEIRPYVIVGAFVISAVVTPPDVFSQLILAIPLIVLYEAGIIAARLFVSKPVAPAENEGNPAG; from the coding sequence GTGAGCGACCCCCAAAACCAGAACGAAGGCGCTGAAGAGACCTTCATCTCGCATCTCGTCGAACTACGCGACCGCATCATGCGGGCGGGTATCGCGGTGATCGTCGTGTTCGTCGGGCTCGTCTACTGGGCACCCGACATCTTCCGGCTGCTCGCGCGCCCGCTGATGAACAATCTGCCGAAGGACGGCAAGATGATCGTCACCGACGTCACCGGCTCGTTCTTCGTGCCGATGAAGGTGACGATGCTCGTCGCTTTCGTGATCGCGCTGCCCATCGTGCTGTATCAGATCTGGGCGTTCGTCGCGCCAGGGCTGTATCAGCATGAGAAGAAGCTGGTCGGGCCGCTGGTCGGCAGCAGCTATACGCTGTTTCTGTGCGGCATGGCGTTCGCGTACTTTGTCGTGTTTCCGACCATCTTCCGCGTGATGGCGCACTACAACGCGCCGCTCGGCGCGGAGATGACCACCGATATCGACAATTACCTGAGTTTCGTGCTGACGATGTTCATTGCCTTCGGCGTGACGTTCGAAGTGCCGATCGTCGTCGTGCTGCTCGTGCGCATGAACATTCTGACGATCAAGAAGCTCAAGGAGATCCGTCCTTACGTGATCGTCGGTGCGTTCGTGATTTCGGCCGTGGTGACGCCGCCGGACGTGTTCTCGCAACTGATTCTCGCGATCCCGCTGATCGTGCTGTACGAGGCGGGCATCATCGCGGCGCGGCTCTTCGTCAGCAAGCCTGTGGCGCCGGCGGAGAACGAAGGGAACCCGGCGGGTTAG
- the tatB gene encoding Sec-independent protein translocase protein TatB: MLDLGLTKMALIGVVALVVLGPERLPRVARTAGALFGRAQRYINDVKAEVTREIELDELRRMKTEFESAAQNVETTIHDNLRKHETELNEAWSQGTSVSPSVAGGATEALASAADGSSSSSYGGALWSSPSVAAPKRKNWRVKQTATPTWYKRAVSRRTRVQSGAARVARHTPVSLRRPTRFF; encoded by the coding sequence ATGCTGGACCTCGGTTTGACCAAGATGGCGTTGATCGGCGTGGTCGCGCTGGTCGTGCTCGGGCCTGAGCGCTTGCCGCGCGTGGCCCGCACGGCGGGCGCGCTATTCGGCCGCGCACAACGCTATATCAACGACGTGAAGGCCGAAGTCACGCGTGAAATCGAACTCGATGAATTGCGTCGCATGAAGACCGAGTTCGAGTCGGCGGCACAAAACGTCGAGACCACGATTCACGACAATCTGCGCAAGCACGAAACCGAACTGAACGAGGCGTGGTCGCAGGGCACGTCGGTGTCGCCGAGCGTTGCAGGCGGCGCGACGGAAGCCCTCGCTTCCGCCGCGGACGGGTCTTCCAGTTCGTCGTACGGCGGCGCATTGTGGTCGAGCCCGAGCGTGGCCGCGCCGAAACGCAAGAACTGGCGCGTCAAGCAGACGGCTACGCCGACCTGGTACAAGCGCGCAGTCTCGCGACGCACACGCGTGCAGTCGGGCGCGGCGCGCGTCGCGCGGCATACGCCCGTCAGCCTGCGCCGGCCGACGCGCTTCTTCTGA
- the tatA gene encoding Sec-independent protein translocase subunit TatA: MGSLSIWHWLIVLLIVALVFGTKKLRNIGTDLGGAVKGFKEGMKENETPEGQQRDQLSRTNTVDVDAKEKAPHSGDSR; the protein is encoded by the coding sequence ATGGGTTCGTTGAGTATTTGGCACTGGCTGATCGTTTTGCTGATCGTCGCTCTGGTGTTCGGCACGAAGAAGCTGCGCAATATCGGCACTGATCTGGGTGGCGCGGTGAAGGGCTTCAAGGAAGGCATGAAGGAAAACGAAACGCCTGAAGGACAGCAGCGTGACCAGCTGTCGCGTACAAACACCGTCGATGTCGACGCAAAGGAAAAGGCGCCGCATTCCGGCGATTCCCGCTAA
- a CDS encoding histidine triad nucleotide-binding protein — translation MSHDPNCLFCKIAAGEIPSTKVHEDDEFLAFRDIRPAAETHVLVIPRKHIETLSDCTESDSALLGKMLILVARLADQLGVAYKGGQTGFRTVINTGPGGGQEVYHLHAHLLAGPRPWLRMG, via the coding sequence ATGAGCCACGATCCGAACTGCCTTTTCTGCAAGATCGCCGCGGGCGAGATCCCGTCGACGAAAGTCCACGAAGACGACGAGTTCCTCGCGTTCCGCGACATCCGTCCAGCGGCCGAAACGCATGTGCTCGTGATACCGCGCAAGCACATCGAGACGCTGTCGGACTGTACCGAGAGCGATTCCGCCCTGCTTGGTAAAATGTTGATATTGGTTGCGCGTCTCGCCGACCAGCTGGGCGTCGCGTACAAGGGTGGACAGACGGGTTTCCGCACGGTCATCAATACGGGGCCGGGTGGCGGTCAGGAGGTCTATCACCTGCACGCGCATCTGCTGGCGGGACCGCGCCCGTGGCTGAGGATGGGCTGA
- a CDS encoding DUF4870 family protein: MEQSHGGYPPPSYQSAVEIDRQRSLRTLTHIIYALYAVYWLTGGISVLVAIILNYIKRPETVGTPYEQHFDWQIRTFWMGLIGHLIGVALFIVLIGVPILWAVAIWTLYRIIKGWLFLYDNKPLTNPRGWF, encoded by the coding sequence ATGGAACAGTCGCACGGCGGATATCCGCCTCCGTCGTATCAGAGCGCGGTCGAGATCGACCGGCAGCGCAGTCTGCGCACGCTGACTCACATCATCTACGCGCTTTATGCCGTGTATTGGCTGACAGGCGGCATTTCGGTGCTGGTCGCGATCATCCTCAATTACATCAAGCGGCCGGAGACCGTCGGCACGCCGTACGAGCAGCATTTCGACTGGCAGATCCGCACGTTCTGGATGGGACTGATCGGCCATCTGATCGGCGTCGCGCTCTTTATCGTGCTGATCGGCGTGCCCATCCTGTGGGCTGTCGCGATCTGGACGTTGTACCGTATTATCAAAGGCTGGCTGTTCCTGTACGACAACAAGCCGCTGACGAATCCGCGCGGCTGGTTCTGA
- a CDS encoding phosphoribosyl-ATP diphosphatase yields the protein MTQDTQSTGDTLLRLAAVIDSRKGGDPDASYVSRLFHKGDDAVLKKIGEEATEVVLAAKDIRLGAERKALVSETADLWFHCLVMLSHFDLSPADVLAELERREGLSGIEEKALRKSREREQNGD from the coding sequence ATGACGCAAGATACGCAATCCACGGGCGACACGCTTCTGCGCCTCGCTGCCGTTATCGACAGCCGCAAGGGCGGCGATCCCGATGCTTCCTACGTTTCGCGCCTGTTCCACAAGGGCGACGACGCCGTGCTGAAGAAGATCGGCGAGGAAGCGACGGAAGTCGTGCTGGCCGCGAAGGACATTCGCCTCGGCGCGGAGCGCAAGGCGCTCGTCAGCGAAACTGCCGATCTGTGGTTTCACTGCCTGGTCATGTTGTCGCACTTCGACCTGAGCCCCGCCGACGTGCTCGCCGAACTGGAGCGCCGCGAAGGGCTGTCGGGCATTGAAGAAAAGGCCCTGCGCAAGAGCCGCGAGCGCGAGCAGAACGGCGACTGA
- the hisI gene encoding phosphoribosyl-AMP cyclohydrolase: protein MVNPSEVGWLDKVKWDANGLVPVIAQEASTNDVLMFAWMNREALAKTIETGRAVYFSRSRQRLWFKGEESGHVQHVHEVRLDCDEDVVLLKVEQVSGIACHTGRHSCFFQKFEGSVDSGNWVAVDPVLKDPEHIYK, encoded by the coding sequence GTGGTCAATCCGTCTGAAGTCGGCTGGCTCGACAAGGTGAAGTGGGACGCGAACGGCCTCGTGCCCGTGATCGCGCAGGAAGCGTCGACGAACGACGTGCTGATGTTCGCGTGGATGAACCGCGAGGCGCTCGCCAAGACGATCGAAACGGGCCGCGCGGTCTATTTCTCGCGCTCGCGTCAGCGCCTCTGGTTCAAGGGCGAAGAATCGGGCCACGTGCAGCATGTGCATGAAGTGCGGCTCGATTGCGACGAAGACGTCGTGCTGCTGAAGGTCGAGCAGGTGTCGGGCATCGCGTGCCACACCGGCCGGCATTCGTGCTTTTTCCAGAAATTCGAAGGCTCGGTCGATTCCGGCAACTGGGTTGCCGTCGATCCCGTGCTGAAAGACCCCGAACACATCTACAAATGA